The nucleotide sequence TTATGGTTTCAATTGCCTCATCCTTGATCTTAGGACTTGTTGGAGTGTTAGAATGTTTGATTGGCCTTGATTGCCTTTAGAAGGACTTGCCATAACTGCATGAAGTATATTTCTAAAATcgtgagaatatatatatatgttctatTCTTCTTAGATTATCATAGTTTAAGTGCATTTTATGTAAATTGAGATTTCATTTAATCTTCAGGACCTAGAGAACTCAGTGGTGCGGTTGATCTGATAAATCACTACAAACTTTTGCCTCACCATGAGTTTTTCTGCAAGAGGTCACTTCCTTTGTCAATTTCAGAGACACACTATCTTCGGAGTGTGGTGGGAGACACAGAAATTAGGAAAGGAGAAGGAATGGAATTGGATCAGCTCTTTCACAGTACCTTTTATTTGAGAGAAAGAAATGCAGGCATACATCCATTTGACTTGGATATTCTCAGGGAAGCTTTTCAGATGAGAGAAACAACTCCTGTTGAGCTGTCTTCTGTAAGACACGtaacattaatctatttatttatctttgtttctcttttatttttgatgGATAAAATGCATATGTTCCTAGTTTGCTTTGTGCCACTGTGATTGTCAGATGCATGCAGtgacatataatttaaaaattctgtGACCTAAGTACTTTTCACGGTGTTGACAGGCTGAAAAGGGTATCCCTACCTGTGTGCCAAAGTCAAAGAATGAGCCTAAAGACAAGGAGAGGAAGCATAAAAAGTCAAAGGACAAGGCTAAAGATCGTAAGAAACATAGACACCATCCCAAGGACAGTAGTAGTGATAAAAACAAGGATAAGTGTAGAATTGGGAACCGGAATTCTGGTATTGAGCAGAAGCAGCAAGACAAGGTTTGAACTgaattcctctttttttttttttttttgtcatagtATAATTCTCTGGCCTATCTTACTCTTTTTCTTGGATGGAAACAGTTTTTTCTGAGTGAGAAATTTCGGGATGAGATTAGCTGAAGAATGGACACTTTTTTGTGCACATCTTCTTATATTAGGCACATGCTACCTACTGGAGTTGGGTAGAACTGTGGAAGCATGACTTAAGCCATCCTGGTTGCTGAACTATAAAATAGTCAACTTCTTTGTTCTCTGTGATTCACATAACTTAGACCTTATTtagtaaaatagaaaataaatactGAAAAATTTAATGTTCAGTTTTATGGAAGTGTCAACTTTGTTGGTGTCATCTGAAACTTAAGTTTCTAATCTAATCAGATTCTAGATTATGTACACACCTATAATGACAAAAATAGCAACATGGGTGGGTTGATTTGGGATGGGGACCAGCCCAAGTGCAACCCAGCCACACCATGAGTTGAAGGTTGCTGCAGAAGGTTGGGTTCATTGGTTTTGAGCAGATTGATAGATCGGATTTTACCTCATCTACATTTTCTATTAATCAAGTGTATCTGTAACTAAGCTTTATGAAATAGCAGGTtaagaatacattgaataaatataaaataactattgtcattattttttatcaggCAGATAACTAATTATTCATGT is from Vitis riparia cultivar Riparia Gloire de Montpellier isolate 1030 chromosome 10, EGFV_Vit.rip_1.0, whole genome shotgun sequence and encodes:
- the LOC117923693 gene encoding mediator of RNA polymerase II transcription subunit 19a-like isoform X2, translating into MDGDYKKFGKGPRELSGAVDLINHYKLLPHHEFFCKRSLPLSISETHYLRSVVGDTEIRKGEGMELDQLFHSTFYLRERNAGIHPFDLDILREAFQMRETTPVELSSAEKGIPTCVPKSKNEPKDKERKHKKSKDKAKDRKKHRHHPKDSSSDKNKDKCRIGNRNSGIEQKQQDKKRKHDGNGDVSYIQSHLKTERRNSQIKMGMQRETR
- the LOC117923693 gene encoding probable mediator of RNA polymerase II transcription subunit 19b isoform X1; amino-acid sequence: MDGDYKKFGKDGQDFLLDLKCPTSGIETGFEYFILNLSSIHSIYLSCDNHNLPAFLSRPRELSGAVDLINHYKLLPHHEFFCKRSLPLSISETHYLRSVVGDTEIRKGEGMELDQLFHSTFYLRERNAGIHPFDLDILREAFQMRETTPVELSSAEKGIPTCVPKSKNEPKDKERKHKKSKDKAKDRKKHRHHPKDSSSDKNKDKCRIGNRNSGIEQKQQDKKRKHDGNGDVSYIQSHLKTERRNSQIKMGMQRETR